One genomic segment of Pseudomonas fortuita includes these proteins:
- a CDS encoding TIGR04255 family protein, translating into MSEREGVLARAPLIYALSVIRFAPILKLPKLIPDIQHTIRQSLPGFFQMVKGVPPGVMHSGEPNSWAFLNRDADYACVLAMDHMILQSTNYLHFDNHLALFRECIEALVGQAGALDITAIGMRYVDKIEPAEGETLADYLPEAMLPLKCDELAAHGKVPKEQLGISTTTYHLDPEYLHIRCWRQTGMWIPEDLVEPAMVFEIAKQSRNSSKHGAPLQGAFVPVSENGALLDTDAHWPLQLAERLGTEEICTRLDGLHKTANFAFRTVAKDHAFEVWGKAK; encoded by the coding sequence ATGTCAGAACGCGAAGGGGTCTTAGCAAGGGCGCCGCTTATCTATGCGTTGAGCGTAATCAGATTTGCCCCGATTCTTAAGCTGCCAAAGCTGATCCCAGACATTCAGCACACGATCCGTCAGAGCCTCCCGGGCTTCTTCCAGATGGTCAAGGGCGTGCCGCCTGGGGTGATGCACAGCGGAGAACCGAATTCTTGGGCGTTCCTTAATCGGGATGCTGACTACGCGTGCGTGCTGGCCATGGATCACATGATCCTGCAAAGCACAAATTATCTTCATTTTGATAACCACTTAGCGCTTTTCCGTGAGTGCATTGAGGCGCTGGTAGGGCAAGCAGGTGCATTGGATATCACCGCTATCGGGATGCGGTACGTCGATAAAATTGAACCAGCTGAAGGTGAGACCCTAGCCGACTACCTTCCGGAAGCCATGCTCCCACTTAAATGCGATGAGCTAGCGGCGCATGGGAAAGTCCCCAAGGAGCAGCTTGGAATCTCTACTACCACCTACCATCTAGATCCGGAGTATCTGCACATCAGATGCTGGCGGCAGACTGGTATGTGGATACCGGAAGATTTGGTCGAGCCGGCCATGGTTTTCGAAATTGCTAAGCAATCGAGGAATTCATCCAAGCATGGTGCTCCTCTGCAAGGTGCATTTGTGCCTGTTAGCGAAAATGGTGCTCTTCTCGATACGGATGCGCATTGGCCGCTGCAGTTAGCCGAACGACTGGGAACCGAGGAGATCTGCACGAGACTCGACGGTTTGCATAAGACTGCTAACTTTGCTTTTAGGACAGTCGCGAAAGATCATGCCTTTGAGGTTTGGGGGAAGGCGAAATGA
- a CDS encoding TniQ family protein, whose translation MFGLLINPRPHQDESLLGYLQRLAKANGLPRKELLTAFARADETDVADWLQMMEGPLSWPAVSAEFRDPRPKGVKLWTTHHARYCPICLGEAGYWRESWGLTLVTTCSVHGTELHGRCPNCLKETDPSAMSANSCQACGTSLSGTNFEIAPASDTAAWLTSGFEDRFYADSLPADAGLAALTYEQFHELSSRLAVRSLPTERTQPLKVADSGSLEISRLMANAAGVVLMNWPLAFRELLSGLKAVHSDNEHWTLSRSFGPIYHDIHRDLDDSCFDFLRREFESFLQHAWEAPLAKRNRNLSEETIERHRWVSFDSAAEACGLGVSVIKRLHQEGQIAYREKVHEDRVFTVVDLDHLKAISQHLQGVADMKETSTLLSLCRNRVRQLLAGGTLQFFGGEPRPGERWLIDCRSINELIDEKLPTSSDQSLVSINYLAKHSLPKGGGLVELVQAIRAGELRAYGPAENGSVAVGAWLLKPQDFAAWQQARAENKSPVFPGLSVVKAAALLGVKEQCAYAFVRLGLLWSTAVERGRRTQLMVKPQAIDRFRRGYILGPEIAVYLGKSTREAFKHLWEARFRPVAGPSIPNAACRQYVWVRSKKLIDYLASEAAQIDDPEAITFLSTPIAQPRDCRFRHVGSR comes from the coding sequence ATGTTTGGTCTTTTAATCAACCCACGACCACACCAAGACGAAAGTCTTTTGGGGTACCTGCAGCGCCTGGCGAAAGCCAACGGATTACCCAGAAAGGAACTGCTCACCGCCTTTGCACGAGCCGACGAGACCGATGTTGCGGACTGGCTGCAGATGATGGAAGGACCACTGAGCTGGCCTGCGGTATCTGCTGAGTTTCGTGATCCAAGGCCCAAGGGGGTCAAGTTATGGACGACTCATCACGCTCGTTACTGTCCGATCTGTTTGGGCGAAGCCGGTTATTGGAGAGAAAGCTGGGGCTTGACCCTGGTTACGACGTGTTCTGTCCACGGCACTGAACTCCACGGGCGGTGCCCCAACTGTCTGAAGGAAACCGATCCAAGCGCAATGAGTGCGAATAGTTGCCAAGCGTGTGGCACCTCATTGAGTGGGACCAATTTTGAGATCGCGCCGGCGAGTGATACGGCCGCCTGGCTCACCTCTGGCTTTGAAGATAGGTTTTACGCCGACTCGTTGCCAGCTGACGCGGGATTGGCGGCCCTCACCTACGAACAGTTTCACGAGTTGTCATCGCGTCTCGCTGTCAGAAGTTTGCCTACGGAAAGAACCCAGCCGCTGAAGGTTGCTGATTCGGGTTCGCTAGAGATATCGCGGCTTATGGCAAACGCGGCGGGCGTGGTTCTCATGAACTGGCCTCTCGCATTCAGAGAACTGCTGAGTGGCCTCAAGGCAGTCCATTCCGATAACGAACATTGGACGCTCAGCAGATCGTTCGGCCCGATATACCACGACATCCACCGTGATCTGGATGACTCTTGTTTTGACTTTCTTCGTCGAGAGTTCGAATCATTTCTGCAGCATGCGTGGGAAGCACCGTTAGCGAAGCGAAATCGCAATTTGAGTGAGGAGACGATTGAGAGACATCGTTGGGTGTCGTTCGATTCTGCTGCTGAAGCTTGTGGTCTCGGGGTATCAGTCATAAAACGCCTTCATCAGGAGGGACAAATCGCCTATCGGGAGAAGGTCCATGAAGATCGAGTCTTTACGGTCGTGGACCTGGATCATTTGAAGGCAATCTCGCAGCATCTCCAGGGCGTGGCTGATATGAAAGAAACCTCGACTTTGCTAAGCCTCTGTCGCAATCGGGTTAGGCAGCTGCTAGCTGGTGGTACCCTCCAGTTCTTTGGTGGAGAACCGCGCCCAGGCGAAAGGTGGCTGATTGACTGCCGCTCGATCAACGAATTGATTGATGAGAAGCTGCCTACCAGCTCTGACCAGAGCCTGGTGTCGATCAACTACTTGGCCAAGCATTCTCTGCCCAAGGGGGGTGGGTTGGTCGAGTTGGTTCAGGCAATACGTGCAGGTGAACTTCGCGCTTACGGCCCAGCTGAGAATGGCTCGGTTGCGGTAGGGGCGTGGTTACTCAAGCCGCAAGATTTTGCAGCGTGGCAACAAGCCCGAGCTGAGAACAAGAGTCCGGTCTTTCCCGGCCTGTCGGTAGTCAAGGCTGCTGCGCTGTTAGGCGTCAAAGAACAATGCGCATACGCGTTCGTTCGACTGGGTCTGCTATGGAGCACTGCTGTCGAACGAGGCCGGCGTACGCAATTGATGGTTAAGCCTCAAGCCATCGACAGATTCAGGCGTGGCTATATCTTGGGACCGGAGATTGCGGTGTATTTGGGGAAGTCGACCAGGGAGGCGTTCAAGCACCTTTGGGAGGCCAGGTTTCGCCCCGTTGCGGGGCCATCCATTCCAAACGCGGCTTGCCGGCAGTACGTTTGGGTAAGAAGCAAAAAGCTGATCGATTACCTCGCAAGTGAAGCCGCCCAGATCGACGATCCTGAAGCCATCACGTTTTTATCCACACCGATCGCTCAGCCTCGTGATTGCCGATTCAGGCATGTGGGATCAAGATAG
- a CDS encoding phosphoethanolamine transferase has protein sequence MTPSKSIVHTLLSKWIFAIRNARQKGISTNLLIGLVTFWLLLFANAELWNVLWKLVFKTDEVNWQLAASLPVIVFAWVFTVLSLLSWGRLAKPILCLVLISASFASYFMNAYGIVIDYTMFTNVVETDVAEATELLNWKLGLWVAMVGVLPVYLIARVPLRRKPWAKALVSRFIALSLALLTLSGIALSQYQSYASLLRNNREIRLILVPTNLFAAGHGYLKRQLASPKTLTAIGTDAVVNRQGAARKPRLLVLAVGETARSANFSLNGYSRETNPELEKRNVISFTNVSSCGTATAVSLPCMFLDVGKAQYKDGLAKSREGLLDVLQRAGISVMWTDNNSGCKGVCDRVPNHKAASHADSQLCTSEECKDGVLLTEMQDFIKRQEGDAVLVLHYKGSHGPAYYKRYPSQFKKFAPVCETNELDKCKQEEVVNAYDNSILYTDYVTANLIDILAANTKFDTALMYVSDHGESLGEGGLYLHGLPYAMAPDEQTKVPLVLWMSDSLAKSEKVNVGCLKAQTTSPLSHDNLFHTVLGMMNVQTSSYRSALDFTAPCKPFVGGSYSGL, from the coding sequence ATGACACCTTCCAAATCCATTGTTCACACCCTGTTAAGCAAATGGATCTTTGCTATTCGCAATGCGCGGCAGAAAGGCATCAGTACTAATTTGCTAATCGGCCTGGTGACTTTTTGGTTACTGCTATTCGCGAACGCTGAGCTCTGGAACGTGCTCTGGAAGCTGGTATTCAAAACCGATGAAGTGAACTGGCAGCTAGCGGCTAGCCTCCCAGTCATAGTATTCGCATGGGTGTTTACCGTTCTGAGCTTGCTGTCATGGGGGCGGCTGGCCAAACCCATACTGTGCCTGGTACTGATCAGCGCGTCTTTTGCGAGTTACTTCATGAATGCCTACGGCATCGTGATCGATTACACAATGTTCACCAACGTTGTGGAGACCGACGTCGCTGAGGCAACCGAGCTGCTGAATTGGAAGCTCGGTCTTTGGGTCGCAATGGTTGGGGTGTTGCCCGTCTACCTGATTGCCCGGGTTCCCCTCCGGCGCAAGCCTTGGGCCAAAGCTTTGGTCAGCAGGTTCATTGCTCTGTCGCTCGCTCTGTTGACCTTATCTGGCATCGCGTTGAGTCAGTACCAGTCGTATGCCTCCTTGCTGCGCAACAATCGGGAGATCCGGCTGATTCTGGTACCTACCAACTTGTTTGCGGCTGGCCATGGGTACCTGAAGCGTCAGCTGGCCTCACCTAAAACGCTGACGGCCATTGGTACTGATGCGGTAGTTAATCGACAGGGTGCGGCTCGTAAACCCAGGCTGCTGGTACTGGCAGTAGGAGAGACCGCTCGCTCCGCCAACTTCTCCCTCAACGGCTACTCCCGTGAAACGAATCCGGAACTAGAAAAGCGAAATGTCATTAGCTTCACGAACGTGAGCTCCTGCGGTACCGCTACCGCGGTCTCGCTGCCATGCATGTTCCTGGACGTGGGTAAGGCCCAGTACAAAGATGGCTTGGCCAAGAGCCGAGAAGGGCTGCTCGACGTGCTTCAACGCGCTGGCATCAGTGTCATGTGGACTGACAACAACTCGGGGTGCAAAGGGGTCTGCGACAGGGTTCCCAACCACAAGGCTGCCTCTCACGCGGATTCCCAACTGTGCACCAGCGAGGAGTGTAAGGACGGGGTGCTGCTCACGGAGATGCAAGACTTCATCAAGCGCCAGGAAGGCGATGCTGTCCTGGTGCTCCACTACAAAGGCAGTCACGGCCCGGCCTACTACAAGCGCTACCCCTCGCAATTCAAGAAATTCGCACCGGTGTGCGAGACCAACGAGCTCGACAAATGTAAGCAGGAGGAGGTGGTCAATGCCTACGACAACTCAATCCTCTACACCGATTATGTGACTGCAAATCTCATCGATATCCTGGCGGCCAACACCAAGTTCGACACTGCGCTGATGTACGTTTCGGACCACGGCGAATCGCTGGGGGAGGGTGGGCTCTATCTACACGGGCTGCCTTACGCGATGGCTCCTGACGAGCAAACAAAGGTGCCGTTGGTACTTTGGATGTCTGACTCGCTCGCGAAGAGCGAAAAGGTCAACGTGGGTTGTTTGAAAGCTCAAACCACGTCACCGCTGAGCCACGACAACCTGTTCCACACCGTGCTCGGCATGATGAACGTCCAGACGTCTTCGTATCGCTCAGCGCTGGATTTCACTGCCCCTTGTAAGCCCTTTGTCGGAGGCTCTTATTCTGGCCTCTGA
- a CDS encoding zinc ribbon domain-containing protein: MSFFKNILGGHHGRGNHGGGKHHSGGHGAEQYDRHGRQQGCDGGNQVYDGGRPPTPAPIKDLQGCRQCRTANDPSARFCLNCGTPLSSGCTACGSLLSAGARFCSHCGQATL; encoded by the coding sequence ATGAGCTTTTTCAAAAACATCCTGGGCGGGCACCATGGCCGTGGAAACCACGGTGGAGGCAAGCACCACAGCGGGGGACATGGGGCCGAGCAATATGATCGCCATGGCCGGCAGCAGGGCTGCGACGGCGGTAATCAGGTGTATGACGGCGGGCGCCCTCCCACTCCTGCCCCCATCAAAGATCTGCAGGGCTGCAGGCAGTGCCGGACGGCCAACGATCCGTCAGCACGCTTTTGTCTAAACTGCGGAACACCGCTATCGAGTGGTTGCACCGCCTGCGGCTCGCTGCTGAGTGCAGGAGCAAGATTTTGCAGTCACTGTGGCCAAGCGACGCTCTAA
- a CDS encoding DDE-type integrase/transposase/recombinase: protein MQTFSLRVKLVVIVRGVLMVLEKRLIDRKLLFFDELGEPTKLSEKEFYEAYEKREIEISADQPYLGKVPYVRNVPPDISCFPKKHGDEALRRRKYLDDLTKRGKYKLPGDEDMIKKLRDIAKKIGDACAPSVSTIRRWAAKYIGQNVVKLIPQHAKKGRAAAIQGELEVILEGVINKTYLQDTIPAVSVVVSEFEDQIKERNKSRLPSDQLKIPSGMTVRRYIAKLDPYLVDKERLGKHAADKKHRVAAGVLRVHEILERWEIDHTLLDVQLVDETSGLCIGRPYLTIVLDRFSRMVMGYLLHLSAPNTETVLRVIERSIRPKAELLKRFPKVRNEWWARGLPARIVPDNAAEFHAGDLIMGFNELGIEIMYPASRAPQRKGAVERFFSTQNLGLIHNLPGTTFSNIQQRGDYDSEKNACFTLPQLEAVVVKWIVDGYHQTPHRGLDNRTPAQVWGTSEANHVISLPVDLDSLECILAKRASVKVHHYGIEVAKVGYHSTELAELRMRLADGEKVNVRYRDEAGHVWVHDRFRNLFFKVPAKDERMAGKSREVWKAAEKALREKYNEQPSFEATHRCYQEIMEDADEARRSQTLRKRRAAAIAKIDKEGRVTESTPPPKVLAEVEWTGDSIPNIPPAAFKVSVRRPAGSSKP, encoded by the coding sequence ATGCAAACCTTTTCCCTTAGGGTGAAATTGGTCGTCATCGTTCGTGGCGTACTGATGGTGCTTGAGAAGAGGCTTATTGACCGGAAGCTGCTCTTTTTCGATGAGCTTGGTGAGCCCACGAAGCTATCCGAGAAGGAGTTCTATGAGGCCTACGAGAAGCGCGAGATCGAGATCTCCGCTGATCAGCCATACCTTGGGAAGGTTCCGTATGTGCGGAACGTCCCTCCAGATATTTCATGCTTCCCCAAAAAACATGGAGATGAGGCATTGCGTCGACGCAAGTATCTGGACGACCTAACTAAGCGCGGTAAATACAAGCTACCGGGTGACGAAGACATGATCAAGAAACTTAGAGATATCGCCAAAAAGATTGGGGATGCGTGCGCACCCTCGGTTTCCACTATTCGACGTTGGGCAGCCAAATACATTGGCCAGAACGTAGTAAAGCTTATCCCTCAGCATGCCAAAAAGGGTCGGGCTGCCGCGATACAGGGAGAGCTCGAAGTTATTCTTGAAGGGGTGATTAATAAAACCTACCTGCAGGATACGATTCCAGCGGTCAGCGTGGTCGTTTCAGAATTCGAAGATCAGATAAAAGAGAGGAACAAAAGTCGTTTGCCTTCGGATCAGCTCAAGATCCCAAGCGGAATGACTGTCCGAAGGTACATCGCCAAGCTGGATCCGTACCTTGTGGATAAGGAGAGGCTCGGAAAACACGCAGCAGACAAGAAGCACCGTGTTGCGGCGGGTGTCCTACGTGTCCATGAGATTTTGGAACGTTGGGAAATTGATCACACCTTGTTGGACGTCCAGCTTGTGGATGAAACCTCGGGGCTGTGCATTGGGCGCCCCTATCTGACGATCGTCCTCGACCGCTTCTCTCGAATGGTGATGGGATATTTGCTCCACCTGTCGGCGCCAAATACGGAAACCGTGCTTCGTGTGATCGAACGCTCAATCCGTCCAAAAGCCGAATTGCTGAAGCGCTTTCCGAAAGTGAGAAATGAATGGTGGGCACGTGGGCTGCCGGCTCGAATAGTCCCAGACAACGCAGCGGAATTTCACGCGGGCGATCTCATCATGGGATTCAACGAGTTGGGTATCGAGATCATGTATCCCGCTTCAAGGGCCCCTCAAAGGAAAGGTGCCGTCGAACGCTTTTTCAGCACACAGAACCTGGGGCTTATCCACAACCTCCCGGGTACCACCTTCTCGAATATCCAGCAGCGTGGCGATTACGACTCGGAGAAGAATGCATGTTTCACGCTCCCTCAATTGGAGGCGGTGGTAGTGAAATGGATCGTCGATGGTTACCACCAGACTCCTCATCGGGGGCTGGACAACAGAACACCGGCTCAAGTCTGGGGGACTAGCGAGGCGAACCATGTCATCAGCCTTCCCGTCGACCTGGACTCGTTGGAGTGCATTCTGGCCAAGCGGGCCTCGGTGAAGGTTCACCATTACGGCATCGAGGTTGCCAAAGTGGGCTACCACTCTACGGAACTTGCTGAGCTCCGTATGCGTTTGGCAGACGGAGAAAAGGTAAACGTCCGCTATCGAGACGAAGCCGGGCACGTTTGGGTTCACGACCGCTTCAGAAACTTGTTCTTCAAAGTGCCCGCCAAAGATGAGCGAATGGCCGGTAAGAGCAGGGAGGTGTGGAAGGCTGCCGAGAAAGCGCTGCGAGAAAAATATAATGAGCAGCCTAGCTTCGAGGCTACGCACAGGTGCTACCAGGAAATTATGGAAGATGCAGACGAGGCCCGCCGTTCGCAGACGCTCAGAAAACGACGCGCAGCTGCCATAGCGAAAATCGACAAGGAGGGTCGAGTGACCGAAAGCACGCCTCCACCCAAGGTACTCGCTGAAGTGGAATGGACCGGTGACTCTATTCCTAACATTCCGCCAGCAGCCTTCAAGGTCTCGGTTCGTCGCCCTGCTGGGAGTTCTAAGCCATGA
- a CDS encoding cation diffusion facilitator family transporter gives MGSNHDHGSAAVREGHQKKLIMALGLTGSFMIAEVIGAWITGSLALLSDASHMFTDTAALAISLIALQIAKRPADQKRTFGYARLEILASTFNAVLLFLVAMYILYEAYQRFFMPAEIATGAMMWIAIAGLIINLISMRLLASASNESLNVKGAYLEVWSDMLGSLGVIIAALIIRFTGWTWVDTIVAVAIGLWVLPRTWQLLRESLGILMEGVPRGLDVTAIEATILGVDGVTDVHDLHVWAVSSGSNVMTSHVVVRDSADGDAVLAAVVDAVSDAFEIHHCTIQIERAAFHESVPSPSH, from the coding sequence GTGGGTTCAAATCATGACCATGGCAGCGCTGCAGTACGCGAGGGGCATCAGAAGAAGCTAATCATGGCGCTCGGCTTGACTGGCAGCTTCATGATTGCAGAAGTGATCGGTGCGTGGATTACCGGCAGCCTGGCGCTGCTGTCGGACGCATCTCACATGTTCACAGATACTGCCGCCTTGGCGATCTCACTGATTGCACTTCAGATAGCCAAGCGGCCGGCGGATCAGAAAAGAACCTTCGGCTATGCGCGCCTGGAAATTCTGGCTTCGACGTTCAACGCCGTGCTGCTCTTCCTGGTGGCGATGTACATCTTGTATGAGGCCTACCAGCGCTTCTTCATGCCGGCGGAGATCGCTACCGGAGCGATGATGTGGATCGCAATCGCCGGCCTGATCATCAACCTAATTTCGATGCGCCTTCTGGCATCTGCGAGCAACGAAAGCCTCAACGTCAAAGGAGCCTACCTCGAAGTTTGGAGCGACATGCTCGGCTCGCTTGGCGTAATCATCGCGGCACTTATCATCCGCTTCACCGGCTGGACCTGGGTCGACACGATTGTCGCTGTGGCGATCGGCCTTTGGGTTCTGCCGCGGACGTGGCAGTTGCTTCGCGAAAGCCTGGGGATCCTCATGGAGGGTGTCCCGAGGGGGCTCGACGTTACGGCAATCGAGGCCACCATCCTCGGAGTAGATGGCGTGACGGACGTTCATGACTTGCACGTGTGGGCTGTCAGCAGTGGCAGTAACGTGATGACGTCGCACGTAGTGGTTCGGGATTCTGCAGATGGGGATGCTGTGTTGGCGGCCGTCGTGGATGCTGTCAGCGATGCATTCGAAATCCATCACTGCACCATCCAGATCGAGCGGGCAGCTTTCCACGAGAGCGTTCCCTCACCCTCGCACTGA
- a CDS encoding TnsA endonuclease N-terminal domain-containing protein, which yields MTVRKVVTRRSNHYRGYFPSLKNKKPVPWESQLEGALFRLLELSPAVIGYVPQPSEERVPSLQGYFKYYPDVQVFLADGREWWFEVKPHDRLKIASVRQRLDAAERYFNATARNFSVITEKLIEAEPLATNLRRLMYHRRGPELSHQALEEVMATFNEWPPMTVADLLYVVGEGKAWRLLGLGVVGIDLDRSIDTDSPVFLQGGHRHANLFP from the coding sequence ATGACAGTACGAAAGGTGGTCACGCGGCGGTCCAACCATTACCGCGGCTACTTCCCATCGCTCAAAAATAAAAAGCCTGTGCCCTGGGAGTCCCAGCTCGAAGGCGCTCTTTTTCGGCTTCTTGAGCTGTCTCCTGCGGTCATCGGCTACGTCCCGCAGCCCAGTGAGGAACGTGTTCCATCGCTCCAGGGCTACTTCAAATATTACCCAGACGTACAGGTTTTCCTCGCGGATGGGCGCGAGTGGTGGTTTGAAGTGAAGCCTCACGACCGACTGAAGATTGCCAGCGTCAGGCAGCGACTGGATGCCGCTGAGCGCTACTTCAACGCCACTGCCCGTAACTTTTCGGTGATCACTGAAAAGTTAATTGAAGCTGAACCCCTGGCTACCAATCTTAGAAGGCTGATGTATCACCGGCGCGGTCCAGAGCTTTCGCATCAGGCGTTGGAGGAGGTAATGGCGACCTTCAACGAATGGCCGCCTATGACCGTTGCAGATCTGCTCTACGTGGTTGGTGAGGGGAAAGCCTGGCGCTTGTTAGGCCTTGGGGTGGTGGGCATTGACCTTGATAGGTCAATTGACACTGACTCCCCGGTCTTCCTGCAAGGGGGGCACCGTCATGCAAACCTTTTCCCTTAG
- a CDS encoding transcriptional regulator has protein sequence MTTAMNGQWIDPTGAAVSRSSTWENPEIAPRVGSTTANPVLAIAFTAMLAVSVVVAPGTGSLPYPQLIGSAGMSFHGVHAGAWTEVDTSQDANVTEDVAPALIEELRSDFKLSDSSIAQIFNVSRQTVYNWRTGKTATGFPERLAALTEALRQVNAEEAQYLHRVLFYPTADGRLIQDALSDEAWNRNGAKGVYGMVAELAGKAQQLRDRDLKTIARLEKSGGSNLV, from the coding sequence ATGACTACAGCAATGAATGGGCAATGGATTGATCCTACCGGGGCTGCTGTAAGCAGATCTTCTACTTGGGAAAACCCTGAAATTGCTCCGCGTGTAGGTAGCACGACAGCAAACCCTGTATTGGCGATTGCTTTCACAGCGATGCTGGCCGTTTCGGTAGTAGTCGCTCCTGGGACTGGCTCCCTGCCCTATCCACAACTTATCGGCTCAGCAGGCATGAGCTTTCATGGCGTGCATGCTGGTGCCTGGACCGAGGTGGACACCAGCCAGGATGCCAATGTTACCGAAGACGTAGCGCCGGCCTTAATCGAGGAGCTTAGGAGCGACTTCAAGTTGTCAGATAGCTCCATCGCGCAGATCTTCAACGTGTCTCGTCAGACCGTGTACAATTGGCGGACTGGAAAAACCGCCACGGGTTTTCCCGAGAGGCTTGCGGCTTTAACTGAGGCGTTGCGCCAAGTTAACGCCGAAGAAGCGCAGTATCTGCATCGGGTGCTTTTCTATCCAACCGCCGATGGCCGCCTGATTCAGGATGCGCTTTCGGATGAAGCGTGGAATCGAAATGGCGCTAAAGGTGTGTACGGAATGGTTGCGGAGTTGGCTGGCAAGGCGCAGCAGCTACGTGATAGGGACCTCAAAACCATCGCCAGGTTAGAAAAATCGGGCGGTTCGAATTTGGTTTGA
- a CDS encoding histone-like nucleoid-structuring protein, MvaT/MvaU family: MSRLAEFRLLEQQLAAQLAELEALKNDSALKQEMEFETKLRSLLNEYGYGLRQVVLILDPQAVASTDMAPKTSRKPREVKVYKNPHSGEVVETKGGNQRTLKAWKNEYGAEVVESWLAN; encoded by the coding sequence ATGTCCCGTCTCGCTGAATTCCGCCTGCTCGAACAACAGCTCGCAGCCCAACTGGCGGAGCTGGAAGCGCTGAAAAATGACTCTGCCCTGAAGCAGGAAATGGAATTTGAAACGAAGCTGCGCAGTTTGCTCAACGAGTATGGCTACGGCCTGCGCCAAGTGGTGCTGATCCTCGATCCGCAAGCGGTGGCTTCCACTGATATGGCCCCAAAAACCTCTCGGAAACCACGCGAAGTAAAGGTCTACAAGAATCCACACAGCGGAGAGGTTGTTGAGACCAAGGGTGGTAATCAGCGTACGCTTAAGGCCTGGAAAAACGAGTATGGCGCTGAGGTAGTCGAGTCTTGGCTCGCCAATTGA
- a CDS encoding TniB family NTP-binding protein produces the protein MNAINLYECYEHGEYSFTLRDRFIHSPQVERALTRLGDIHGDSRRTRASKGLLIQGPSGVGKSTLVKEYIRSLEELESHDPQKRTVLFVEMPSSPTKKNLAAAILAELKDPFAEARGHSAEVKFARVVLLLKNLGVEMLVLDEAQHLVDYRRNGAYEAADWIKSLMNETSIAFVLIGLKRTENLLLANEQLRRRFSATVAYDRFTFSANTSLHFVMLLQAIEGELPVQTISFVEPAMIKRFYLASYGLIDYLIKIVDRAVWLVQVQDLVGIELPVLAQAFEDEVWSYATEDRNPFSASFNFQPLFGKREPFETFEESST, from the coding sequence ATGAACGCCATCAATCTGTACGAATGCTACGAGCATGGTGAATACAGCTTTACGCTCCGCGATCGTTTTATTCACAGCCCTCAAGTCGAGCGAGCGTTGACGCGACTAGGCGATATCCACGGCGATAGTCGGCGTACCAGAGCAAGTAAAGGGTTGCTGATCCAAGGTCCAAGCGGAGTGGGCAAGAGCACATTGGTCAAGGAGTACATTCGGTCATTGGAGGAATTGGAGAGCCATGACCCACAGAAGCGGACAGTTCTGTTCGTCGAGATGCCTTCGTCTCCAACCAAAAAGAACCTGGCAGCAGCCATTTTGGCAGAGCTGAAGGATCCCTTCGCAGAGGCACGAGGACATTCGGCAGAGGTTAAATTTGCGCGAGTAGTCCTGCTGCTGAAGAACCTTGGCGTGGAGATGTTGGTCCTCGATGAGGCGCAGCACCTGGTCGATTATCGTCGTAATGGTGCGTATGAGGCAGCAGACTGGATCAAGAGTCTGATGAATGAAACCAGTATCGCGTTTGTTCTGATTGGGCTGAAGCGCACCGAAAATCTCCTGCTAGCAAACGAGCAACTGCGACGCAGGTTTTCGGCCACGGTGGCATACGATCGCTTCACCTTCTCCGCTAATACGTCTCTTCATTTCGTGATGTTGTTGCAGGCAATCGAGGGCGAACTGCCTGTTCAAACCATCAGTTTTGTAGAGCCAGCGATGATTAAACGCTTCTACCTGGCTTCCTATGGATTGATCGACTACCTCATCAAGATTGTGGACAGGGCTGTTTGGCTGGTTCAAGTCCAGGACCTTGTCGGGATTGAACTTCCTGTGCTGGCCCAGGCTTTTGAAGACGAGGTTTGGAGCTACGCCACCGAGGATCGAAACCCCTTCAGTGCGAGCTTCAATTTCCAGCCTCTGTTCGGGAAGCGGGAGCCGTTTGAGACGTTCGAAGAGAGCAGTACCTGA
- a CDS encoding DUF3147 family protein, giving the protein MAWIITKYLLTAGIVILVSELAKRSDKLGGLVAALPLVTVVTLVWLYLENQSMEKISNHAWYTFWYVLPTLPMFIAFPLLLPKLGFWPTLISSILITMASFGGFAILLRRFGIELL; this is encoded by the coding sequence ATGGCCTGGATCATCACGAAGTACCTACTCACTGCCGGTATAGTGATTCTCGTGTCAGAGCTGGCGAAACGCAGCGACAAGCTGGGCGGCTTGGTCGCCGCCCTACCCTTGGTCACGGTCGTGACGTTGGTCTGGCTCTATTTAGAGAACCAGAGCATGGAGAAGATCTCCAACCATGCTTGGTACACGTTCTGGTACGTGCTTCCGACCCTACCGATGTTTATTGCTTTTCCATTGCTGCTACCTAAGCTCGGCTTTTGGCCGACACTGATCAGCAGCATCCTCATCACAATGGCCAGCTTCGGAGGCTTCGCCATACTGCTGCGCCGGTTCGGCATTGAGCTTCTATGA